The genomic interval TCCATGAGGAGGAAGAACACCAACACAATGAGCGCCAATACGATGAGAAGTTTTACAAACCAAGGTCCTGGAAGATAGTGCCACAGAAGTGAATACATTTAGTTTTCCTCCAAAGCTGCAGGGCGTTCGCCACTTGATTTATCGATTTCTTCCACCAACATTGCGTGCACAATCATGCGCTCAGCGTTGGAGAACTGCGGGTGACACGTGGTCAAGGTAAGCAGAGCTTCTGATCCTTCACGCACTGCAGTGTCGAAGACGCCCGGTGTGGGGTAGGTGGCATCGATGCGATCCGGAGTGGTGATGCTTCGTCCGGACACATTCACATAGTCACCTTCAGCCATGCGGCTGACCTGGTTTTCGTTGAAGCAATCCGCAGCTTCTGCTGCACGATCTGCACCGTTGGTGGACATCGGCATCACGCGGTACACATCCCAGGAATTGTAAGTCTCCACCACGATCGCATCGCAGACTTCCAGGTTTCCTAGATCATTGAATGGCGCACCCTTGCCCACTCGGTGGCCTGCCACTGCAAAGTTTCCGGCTTCACCAGGCATTTGGGAATCCACATAACGGCCAGGACCGGCAAGAAGGTCTTCCTCATCGGTTCCTTCAATCACTGCGAAGTTGAAGTCAGAGCCGAAAGCTGGAACATACATCCGGGCAAATGCCTCACCAAGTTCCGGGGTGAGCTTTTGTCGAGGATTCACCCGAGCTTCATTCCAGTCTTCATCAAGCTTTTGACCAGCCGATTCTTGTAATTTCCCAGATTCCACGTTGGTCCAATAGGCCTCATAGTATGCGAATAACAAGGCCAAAATGCCTACGGTGAGCAAGATTTCACCAACAACCTGGGAAACACTCACTCGAGGCCGCGGCTTTTTACCATTGCGAGAAGATTCCGCGCTTAACGTGGCTGTCATCGTTACTGTTTTCGTCCAAAATCTTTGTTAGGCGAATCTCAACGTCCTTTTAGGTACCCGTACTTTCAGACACGTACCATGAGACAAGTGCACATGAGATCAATTCATATCTCAAACATTGTACATCTGATCAGCAATAGCGATTATTGCTTGATTGTGTGTTTTTAGATCTTCGGTTCTCTTCACTCAACTGCTGTGAAGTGCCACCTGTTTGGAAAGGCGAACACGATAGTGCTCGATATTTTGATTTACCCGGTGTCTGGAGTGATGAAGCTGTGGCACCTGCTTCTTCACAACGTTGCGGGTTTGGACGATTCACTGGCGTGGTTCTTTTCCCTTTTCGGCCTTGTCATCACGATCCGTGCAATTATCGCGCCTTTCACCTGGCAGATGTATAAGTCGGGCCGCACTGCCGCACATATTCGTCCTCACCGCGCTGCGCTCCGGGAAGAATACAAGGGAAAGTACGATGAAGCGTCCATTCGGGAGTTGCAGAAGCGCCAGAATGATTTGAATAAGGAATACGGCATTAACCCGCTGGCAGGTTGTGTGCCTGGGCTGATCCAGATACCGATTGTCCTTGGTCTTTACTGGGCACTTCTCCGCATGGCTCGCCCTGAAGGTGGTTTGGAAAATCCCGTCTTCCAGTCGATCGGCTTCCTAACTCCTGAGGAAGTGGAATCTTTCCTCGCTGGTCGCGTGAGCAATGTGCCTCTGCCCGCTTATGTTTCGATGCCCACTGAGCAGCTAAAATATTTGAGCACCACGCAGGCGGAAGTTCTTAGTTTCGTTTTGCCACTGTTCATCACAGCCGCAATCCTCACCGCAATCAACATGGCGATGTCCATGTACCGCAGCTTCCAAACCAACGATTACGCATCCGGATTCTCTAACGGCATGCTGAAGTTCATGATCGTGATGTCGATCCTCGCGCCGATCTTCCCACTGTCCCTTGGCCTCACAGGACCATTCCCCACAGCAATCGCACTCTATTGGGTCAGCAACAACCTGTGGACGCTCCTCCAAACAATCATCATGATGGTCATTTTGGAACGCAAATACCCACTTACCGACGATTTCAAAGTGCACCACCTAGAGCAGCGCGACATCTACCGCGCAAAACAAAAAGAAAAGCGCATCTTCCTGTGGACACGACGCAAAAACCGCGCCCTGATGATTCTCACCCCATGGAACGCCTCAACGCTTCACGCAACAAACGTGGAACTCACCAAAACCCGTACTGCCGAAATCAACGAAGCAAAACAGGCCCGCAAAGAAATCGCGAACAAGAGGCGCGAAACGCAACGTGAAATGAACCGCGCCGCCATGCAGCGCTTAAAGCAGCGTCGCGCTGAGGTTAAAGCTAAAAAGAAGGGGCTTATCGACGCCTCCCCCAACGAAGATACCCCTTCGGAAAATGAAGAAACTAAATTGAGTAGTCCGCAGGTGGAGCCGACAACAACTGCCGAGCCAAATCGCGAGCCGTCTCAAGAGGACTGATGTTGTGGACCAATCGAGATCCAGCAAGTCCACCATCAAGGAACACCAACAGCTGATTCGCCTGGGTGGTGCCTGGGTAGCCGTTCTTCTCAGTGAGCAAATCAGTCAGAGTCTTATGACACCACTCGCGGTGCTCTAACACTGCTGCAACAATGCCCTTTTCGCTATCAGTTTCGGGGCGAGGGTACTCACTAGCCGCATTCTGAAAGTGCGAGCCGCGGAAATCTTTTTCTGGTTCTTCCTCAATGCACTGATCAAAGAACGCGATGATTTTATCTTCCGGATCCTTCATACCGACGGTGCGCTCACGCCACGCTTCACGCCACAGCTGATCGAGGTTCTCCAGGTATGCAATAACCAAGGCGTCCTTCGATCCGAAAAGGGAATAGAGGCTCGCCTTCGCCACGTCAGCTTCACGGAGGATACGATCAATACCGATGACGCGAATACCTTCTGTGGTGAAAAGGTTGGTTGCGCTATCGAGGAGACGCTGTCGGGGGCTTGGTCGATTGCGACGACGGTTTGCCCCGGCACTTGTTTTACTCTTGCCTGAAGCGCTAGCAGCCACGTTCGGCCACGTCCTTTCGGGTTGGTCTGTTTCAAGATACGACGAACTGTCTAACACCAATATAGACAAACCGGTTCGTATAGTTTTAATCCACAGGCAAGTCTAGCGCTTTTTCCACCCCAAAATGACCAAAAGGCCTGTTGATATCGAAATATCAACAGGCCCTACGGATTTAAAGCAGATTACTTCTTCCGAGTGAAGAACTGCACGATCGTCAGCAAAATGACAGCACCAATCAGACATGTGATGAAGCTGAAGATCAAGCCGCCACCGGCAACATCCACTCCGAAGATTCCAAGCAGCCAGCCGCCTAACAAACCACCGATAATACCGACGACTATGTTCAGCAAAATTCCTTGCTGAGCATCAGTGCCTTTAATCTTGGAGGCAATCCAACCAGCTAGACCACCAATAATGATCCATGTAATCCAACCTAGGGCAAGCATGTGGTTCTCCTTTTCTTTCGGTGAATGCTGCCAATTTTAACCGGCTCCGCTCCAAAGGTGTCGACCTATTCCAATTATTCATTGTATTGTTATTAAAAGGTGATGGCCTAATTTCTCGATTTAAGCGCCCGAATTCCCCGGAAGGATTAAGTACCTCAGTGGAGATTGGAGAGGCCCTTAGAAGCAATCCTGTGAGGTCAAACTTTTAGGAGTCTCGGCCATGAAATCACTCTTTACAAGACAAACCAGGCAGGCGTGACAAGATCGGCGAAAAAGCCGAACTTTTGGCACGTGTGTTCGGTATCTCATTGCCTAAACCAGACGGGCGTGCCAAAACCTGGCGGAAATCCAGATTCTTGGCACGTCTGTCTGGCTGCCCTTGGTTTCTCCCTTTCGAATGGCCCGAACTAACCCGCAAACACCAATGCCCCGGCCTCCCTGCACAAAATCAGGAAACCGGGGCATCGAAACTTAAAAGAAACTACTTCTTAATCTTCTCAGGTGGGCGAACCACCATCATTGGGCACGGTGCGGATTGCAGCAGTGCGCGGGAGGTGGAGCCAAGGAGCATGCCCTTAAATCCGCCACGACCATGGGAACCAACGACTAGGAGCTGCGCGTTTTCAGATGCTTCTGCAAGTGCGCGAACTGGGCGGTCACGGGTGATGATCTTCTTGACGGTTACACTTGGGTACTTTTCCACCAGTGGTGCGAGGCGTTCGATCAGCATGTCGGTTTGCTGACGTTCCACTTCATCCCACTGCTGTTGAGCAGCTGCAAGACCTGCAAGTGATGCCTGTACCTGCATGTCCATCCAGGTGTGAACTGCAACGAGTTCGGCGCCACGAGCTTCAGCTTCCGCAAATGCGTATTCGGTTGCCTGTTGGGAGACTTCGGAGCCATCCACACCGACGACGACTGGGCCGTACTTGCTGTCTTCGTTGACTGCGCTGTCTTCACGGACAACAACGACTGGACACTTTGCGTGGCTGACCACTGCACCGGAGACGGAGCCCATGACCATTCCGGAGAGTCCGCCGAGTCCGCGGGAACCCATGACGATCATTGTGGCATCGGGAGACATTTCCAACAGCATGTCGATGGGACTGCCTTCAGCGATGGTGTGCCCGATCTTGATTTCTGGCGCTACCTCATGGGCGATGTCACGGGCTTCGTTAATCTTTTCCAGGGCTTCGGCCTGGAGGTCATCGAAAAGCTCTTGTGGTGGAACCATTCCCTCTGCGTAGAGGAACTGAGGCATGGTGTAGCTGGAAGCCAAGCGAAGTGGAATGCCACGTTTGTTGGCGGTATTTGCAGCCCACCGAACAGCTTGTTTTGAGGCGTCCGAGCCATCTACTGCTACGACGACAATGTCTTCAGTGCTCATGTCGGTCGACCTTTCATTGATTGGTGAATCCTGCGTTACAGTTCGTGGAAACTCATGATCTCTAACACCTCTAAGTGTAGCGCGGATACCCGATCCGCACAGCTGGTTAGTACCAGTATTTTTGAGGCTTTTGACACTAATTCCATGCCGTGCCAAGTGCAGCTATGGAGCGGAACCTGACTTCGGGGTCGTAGGAGTAGGTGACTGTAATGATCTCATCTAACTTGTAGCGATCAGCGAATTCCTGCAGTTGTAATACCACTGATTCGGCTGTTCCGATGAAAGTCATTTCCAATGAATCTTCGATGTGTTTCCAGATCATCGGGTCGAGTTTGTCTTTCAGATTCCGCACTGGTGGGGCAAGTTTGCCGCGGGAGTTCGTCACGATTCCGGCGAACATTTGGTGCAGTGTGGAGATCTGGAATTCGGCTTCTTCCTCGGTGTCGCACACCAGGACATTCGCTGCG from Corynebacterium glutamicum ATCC 13032 carries:
- the mcbR gene encoding TetR/AcrR family transcriptional regulator MbcR — its product is MAASASGKSKTSAGANRRRNRPSPRQRLLDSATNLFTTEGIRVIGIDRILREADVAKASLYSLFGSKDALVIAYLENLDQLWREAWRERTVGMKDPEDKIIAFFDQCIEEEPEKDFRGSHFQNAASEYPRPETDSEKGIVAAVLEHREWCHKTLTDLLTEKNGYPGTTQANQLLVFLDGGLAGSRLVHNISPLETARDLARQLLSAPPADYSI
- a CDS encoding universal stress protein yields the protein MSTEDIVVVAVDGSDASKQAVRWAANTANKRGIPLRLASSYTMPQFLYAEGMVPPQELFDDLQAEALEKINEARDIAHEVAPEIKIGHTIAEGSPIDMLLEMSPDATMIVMGSRGLGGLSGMVMGSVSGAVVSHAKCPVVVVREDSAVNEDSKYGPVVVGVDGSEVSQQATEYAFAEAEARGAELVAVHTWMDMQVQASLAGLAAAQQQWDEVERQQTDMLIERLAPLVEKYPSVTVKKIITRDRPVRALAEASENAQLLVVGSHGRGGFKGMLLGSTSRALLQSAPCPMMVVRPPEKIKK
- a CDS encoding GlsB/YeaQ/YmgE family stress response membrane protein: MLALGWITWIIIGGLAGWIASKIKGTDAQQGILLNIVVGIIGGLLGGWLLGIFGVDVAGGGLIFSFITCLIGAVILLTIVQFFTRKK
- the yidC gene encoding membrane protein insertase YidC — protein: MLDILIYPVSGVMKLWHLLLHNVAGLDDSLAWFFSLFGLVITIRAIIAPFTWQMYKSGRTAAHIRPHRAALREEYKGKYDEASIRELQKRQNDLNKEYGINPLAGCVPGLIQIPIVLGLYWALLRMARPEGGLENPVFQSIGFLTPEEVESFLAGRVSNVPLPAYVSMPTEQLKYLSTTQAEVLSFVLPLFITAAILTAINMAMSMYRSFQTNDYASGFSNGMLKFMIVMSILAPIFPLSLGLTGPFPTAIALYWVSNNLWTLLQTIIMMVILERKYPLTDDFKVHHLEQRDIYRAKQKEKRIFLWTRRKNRALMILTPWNASTLHATNVELTKTRTAEINEAKQARKEIANKRRETQREMNRAAMQRLKQRRAEVKAKKKGLIDASPNEDTPSENEETKLSSPQVEPTTTAEPNREPSQED
- a CDS encoding class E sortase; translation: MTATLSAESSRNGKKPRPRVSVSQVVGEILLTVGILALLFAYYEAYWTNVESGKLQESAGQKLDEDWNEARVNPRQKLTPELGEAFARMYVPAFGSDFNFAVIEGTDEEDLLAGPGRYVDSQMPGEAGNFAVAGHRVGKGAPFNDLGNLEVCDAIVVETYNSWDVYRVMPMSTNGADRAAEAADCFNENQVSRMAEGDYVNVSGRSITTPDRIDATYPTPGVFDTAVREGSEALLTLTTCHPQFSNAERMIVHAMLVEEIDKSSGERPAALEEN